The Betaproteobacteria bacterium genome contains the following window.
CCGGCGAAGTCGAAGCCGAAGCGCGGCTCGAAGAACGATCTGAGCTTCGCCGGCAGCGGTGTGCCCGCACTTTCCAGACCGCGCAGCATTGCGCTCGGCGCGTGCTCCGGCGTGGCCGCGTGCTGCACTCCCGAGCGTGCGTCCGGCTTGGCGACAGTGGCGCGTTCCGCCCCCATGATCCCCCATTCCCCCCGCGACTATTCCTTGAACAGATCGGTGTCGACGAAATCGGCCTGCACCAGCGACCAGAAGTCGTTCGCCAGCCCTTTCAGGACGTAGTCGTACGGCAGCCAGCCGTAGCCGTTGTCGCCCCAACCCGTGCCCCACGAGTTGCGGATGAGGAGCGCCCCTTTCGAGCTGCCGATCTTCTTCCCGTCGTCGTAGCCCACCGCGAGGATGGCGTGACCGCCCTGCACCTGTTCTCCCGCCTTCGGAAACGGGATCTCCCCGGTGCCCTCGCCGATCGCCGGCATCGAGCTGTAGACGGTGAAACCGAACATCGCCGGCAAACCCCCGGCGAGGTTGGTCTTGATTGCCTCCAGACGCTCCGCGGGCGTCGTCGCTGCCGGGTCGAGACGGTAGTATTTCACCGCCTCGTAGTTGTCACCCAGCGCATAGAGGAACGCGCCCGGTTCCTCGTCGTATTTCGTGATGTCGTACGGCCAGTACTCCTCGGGCGGCACACCGCACATGACCATGGCCTTCATCGCGTCGCGCAGGT
Protein-coding sequences here:
- a CDS encoding cysteine protease, which translates into the protein MKARERLGMGYLRDLPDIRDYSADTDAIRKILKGSKPLKDALKATPSAADLREWCSPIEDQESIGSCTAHAGVGMLEYYQRRAFGKHIDGSRLFLYKVTRNLLGWTGDTGAYLRDAMKAMVMCGVPPEEYWPYDITKYDEEPGAFLYALGDNYEAVKYYRLDPAATTPAERLEAIKTNLAGGLPAMFGFTVYSSMPAIGEGTGEIPFPKAGEQVQGGHAILAVGYDDGKKIGSSKGALLIRNSWGTGWGDNGYGWLPYDYVLKGLANDFWSLVQADFVDTDLFKE